The following proteins are encoded in a genomic region of Candidatus Diapherotrites archaeon:
- a CDS encoding Lrp/AsnC family transcriptional regulator: MRIDELDRQIIFALKANARTPFLSLARKLGCSEGTIRKRVKRLEKNAVIRKFTLQLDTQIEFETVVCIKCEPKETKGVVEKLRKMKTEASSVMEVTGAFDIICICQAENAKAMNILIDKIRDFRGVLDTQSFTIIEKS; the protein is encoded by the coding sequence ATGCGCATTGACGAACTGGACAGGCAGATAATTTTCGCGCTCAAAGCCAATGCAAGAACGCCTTTCCTGTCACTGGCAAGAAAGCTCGGCTGTTCCGAGGGCACAATCCGCAAACGCGTGAAGCGCCTTGAAAAAAACGCCGTTATACGGAAGTTTACTCTCCAGCTTGACACCCAGATAGAGTTTGAAACAGTCGTCTGCATAAAATGCGAGCCGAAAGAAACAAAGGGAGTCGTCGAAAAGCTCAGGAAAATGAAAACCGAAGCCAGCTCTGTCATGGAAGTGACGGGCGCGTTCGACATCATCTGCATCTGCCAGGCCGAAAACGCCAAGGCAATGAACATTCTCATAGACAAAATCCGCGATTTCCGCGGGGTTCTTGACACGCAGTCGTTCACGATAATTGAAAAAAGCTGA
- a CDS encoding ABC transporter permease: MKILFDSMAIAEKELKLNFRYKWAFFISNLLNPLLRAGPFLLVYYGFFALAGNSLSIGEVSSSSFVVFLLLGILVDIFLHSGLTVFSDNFLREKFWQTIHGFLLAPTHKLSLVIGVGISQLVAIFPTMLLFLLITFIWQPVSPLVLVFSLLVLAGAFLIALGVGLLLGSAALFNENFVPIFGYLRVIWVFFSCFYYSIDVLKFSVWGFLVDLRLIAELNPIYQAVTIIRAVWVHGFDYSFQLLPQFAYFLAFVIAVPLVSVFIFRKLFKRFDIEGY, translated from the coding sequence ATGAAAATATTATTTGACTCGATGGCAATAGCTGAAAAGGAGCTCAAGCTGAATTTCAGGTACAAGTGGGCGTTTTTCATCTCAAACCTGCTGAACCCGCTGCTCCGCGCCGGGCCGTTCCTTCTGGTCTACTACGGCTTTTTTGCCCTGGCCGGCAATTCCCTCTCGATCGGCGAGGTTTCAAGCTCGAGCTTTGTCGTTTTTCTCCTGCTCGGCATTCTCGTGGATATTTTCCTGCATTCCGGCCTGACGGTTTTTTCCGACAATTTTCTCAGGGAAAAATTCTGGCAGACGATCCACGGCTTCCTTTTGGCCCCGACGCACAAGCTTTCCCTTGTCATAGGCGTGGGCATAAGCCAGCTTGTCGCGATTTTTCCGACAATGCTGCTTTTCCTGCTTATCACTTTCATTTGGCAGCCGGTTTCGCCGCTTGTGCTTGTTTTCAGCCTGCTCGTTTTGGCGGGCGCGTTCCTGATTGCATTGGGCGTGGGCCTGCTTTTGGGTTCCGCAGCGCTGTTCAACGAGAACTTCGTGCCCATATTCGGTTACCTGCGCGTTATCTGGGTTTTCTTTTCGTGCTTTTATTATTCCATTGATGTGCTCAAATTTTCGGTGTGGGGTTTTTTGGTCGACCTAAGGCTCATAGCCGAACTCAACCCGATTTATCAGGCGGTAACGATAATCAGGGCTGTGTGGGTGCACGGTTTCGACTACTCATTCCAGCTTTTGCCGCAGTTCGCCTACTTTCTGGCTTTTGTCATAGCCGTGCCGCTCGTGTCAGTTTTCATTTTCCGCAAGCTGTTCAAGCGCTTTGACATCGAAGGCTATTGA
- a CDS encoding ABC transporter ATP-binding protein gives MKAPYLTVRNVSKVYKFKQTSKDFFSDFFLPSYQSFRALDDVSFEVKAGEKLGLLGPNGAGKTTLMKCLCGLTNPNEGTILIDGKPVDSMLSSLGVMLSNSLIYHRLTGYDNLKFFAQLYGIRNYRKKIASLAEFFGIAEWIDNYVENYSLGMKSKLAMARAMINDPELLLLDEPSLGLDPHSATILRKKIKSLEKTVIITTHYMEEAEELCDRVAILHKGRIIAIDSVGELKKLVEKDVVIEVVVFGDDTALLKELKQAPFVQSVLHSRHGFRIFLKDKAALSELLSVLGKFEVARISEEAPTLSDVFLKLTGGIDENII, from the coding sequence TTGAAGGCGCCTTACCTGACAGTCCGCAACGTCTCCAAGGTTTACAAGTTCAAGCAGACGAGCAAGGACTTTTTTTCCGATTTTTTTCTGCCAAGCTACCAGTCATTCAGGGCGCTTGACGACGTGTCATTTGAGGTGAAGGCTGGGGAAAAGCTCGGCCTTCTCGGCCCGAATGGCGCGGGAAAGACAACGCTCATGAAATGCCTGTGCGGCCTGACAAACCCGAATGAAGGCACAATACTCATTGACGGGAAGCCTGTTGACTCGATGCTCAGCTCTCTGGGGGTCATGCTGTCCAATTCCCTCATCTATCACCGCCTGACCGGCTATGACAACCTGAAATTTTTTGCGCAGCTTTACGGCATCAGGAACTACCGGAAGAAGATTGCCTCGCTTGCGGAATTTTTCGGCATTGCAGAGTGGATTGACAACTATGTCGAAAACTATTCGCTCGGAATGAAGTCGAAGCTTGCCATGGCAAGGGCCATGATCAACGACCCCGAGCTTCTGCTGCTTGACGAGCCTTCGCTTGGCCTGGACCCGCACAGCGCGACCATACTGCGCAAGAAAATAAAATCCCTGGAAAAGACAGTGATAATCACCACGCACTACATGGAAGAAGCCGAGGAACTGTGCGACAGAGTGGCAATCCTCCACAAGGGAAGGATTATCGCCATTGATTCCGTCGGCGAGCTCAAAAAGCTTGTCGAAAAGGATGTCGTGATTGAAGTGGTTGTTTTCGGCGATGATACCGCGCTCTTGAAGGAACTGAAGCAGGCGCCGTTCGTGCAGTCCGTGCTGCATTCGCGGCACGGCTTCAGGATTTTTTTGAAGGACAAGGCGGCGCTTTCCGAACTGCTGTCCGTTCTGGGCAAATTCGAAGTTGCGAGGATTTCCGAGGAGGCGCCGACGCTTTCCGACGTTTTCCTCAAGCTTACCGGTGGGATTGATGAAAATATTATTTGA
- a CDS encoding two pore domain potassium channel family protein, protein MDEKEFNQETTRIKVKQRIRAGQAIFIILVWLTIGTFAYHYLEGWSFVESLYFSTATVTTIGYGDIHPTNDASRLFTVVYALLGVGIVLFALSIVAQSVIEKTEFEQYNRLEKSIFGVRTKVFDGVRNMEDRLKERAETRKPGKKKIYN, encoded by the coding sequence ATGGACGAAAAAGAATTCAACCAGGAAACAACCAGAATCAAGGTCAAGCAGAGGATTCGCGCCGGCCAGGCAATCTTTATCATCCTCGTCTGGCTCACAATCGGAACCTTCGCATACCATTACCTTGAGGGATGGTCCTTTGTGGAATCCCTTTACTTTTCAACGGCAACCGTGACCACGATCGGCTATGGCGACATCCATCCGACAAACGATGCGAGCAGGCTTTTTACGGTCGTATATGCCTTGCTTGGGGTTGGCATAGTGCTCTTTGCGCTTTCCATTGTAGCACAATCCGTAATCGAAAAAACGGAATTCGAGCAGTACAACCGCCTCGAAAAAAGCATTTTCGGCGTCCGCACAAAAGTCTTCGACGGGGTCAGAAACATGGAAGACCGCCTCAAGGAAAGGGCTGAAACGCGCAAGCCGGGTAAAAAGAAAATCTACAACTGA
- a CDS encoding CTP synthase has product MSDRAKFVVVTGGVISGLGKGVVTASLANLIQAQGFNVSIVKIDPYLNVDAGTMRPTEHGEVFVTGDGGETDQDIGTYERFLGKDLSKRHNITTGQVYLSVIGKERNLEFDGKCVEVIPHIPQEVQRRLMQVAKEDDADFVLVEIGGTVGDYQNVLFLEAVREMHLKGLPVVFVHVVYLPVPLNLGEMKTKPAQHSVRELNSVGIQPDFVVCRSEKPIDSVRREKISLFCNTLPENVISAPNLKSVYEEPLVFEEQTFVSKILLRFGKKYRPGAKAMSEWRGFVKRVLDAPKKVRIGIVGKYFDIGDFTLEDSYISVIEAVKHAAAANNCKAEIVWIDSKRFEKEPSTLAELKQFDGIIVPGGFGSSGVEGKISAIRFCRENGVPFLGLCYGLQLAVIEFARTVCAMPGANTTEIDPNTKFPVIDIMPEQKTLLEKRDYGATMRLGAYPAKLKKGSAVWELYSKKETVEERHRHRFEVNPEFVETLERHGLLFSGVSPDRKLMEFLELPKHRFFMATQSHPEFTSKPLRPNPLYLGFVSACLKK; this is encoded by the coding sequence TTGTCAGACAGGGCAAAATTCGTTGTTGTGACGGGCGGTGTCATTTCCGGCCTGGGCAAGGGCGTTGTCACTGCATCGCTTGCCAATCTCATCCAGGCGCAGGGCTTCAATGTTTCCATTGTCAAAATCGACCCTTACCTGAACGTTGACGCGGGCACTATGCGGCCGACCGAGCACGGCGAAGTTTTTGTCACTGGCGACGGCGGCGAAACCGATCAGGACATCGGCACTTATGAAAGGTTTTTGGGCAAGGACCTGTCGAAAAGGCATAACATCACGACCGGCCAGGTTTATCTGTCAGTCATAGGAAAGGAGCGCAACCTGGAATTTGACGGCAAGTGCGTGGAAGTCATTCCGCATATTCCGCAGGAAGTGCAGAGGCGCCTGATGCAGGTCGCAAAGGAAGACGATGCCGATTTTGTCCTGGTTGAAATCGGCGGAACCGTAGGCGACTACCAGAACGTGCTGTTTTTGGAGGCCGTCAGGGAAATGCACCTGAAGGGACTGCCCGTCGTTTTTGTCCATGTTGTTTATCTGCCGGTTCCCCTGAATCTGGGGGAAATGAAAACAAAGCCTGCCCAGCATTCCGTGAGGGAACTCAACAGCGTCGGAATCCAGCCGGATTTTGTCGTCTGCCGGTCGGAGAAGCCGATTGATTCAGTGAGAAGGGAAAAGATTTCATTGTTCTGCAACACTTTGCCGGAAAACGTCATTTCCGCGCCGAACCTGAAATCGGTTTACGAGGAACCGCTGGTTTTTGAGGAACAGACTTTCGTCAGCAAAATACTGCTGAGGTTCGGGAAAAAATACCGGCCGGGGGCAAAGGCGATGTCAGAATGGCGCGGTTTCGTGAAGCGCGTCCTTGACGCCCCGAAAAAGGTGCGCATCGGCATTGTAGGCAAGTACTTTGACATCGGCGATTTCACTTTGGAGGATTCCTACATTTCCGTCATTGAAGCGGTCAAGCATGCCGCCGCGGCAAACAACTGCAAAGCGGAAATAGTCTGGATTGACTCCAAGCGATTTGAAAAGGAACCTTCAACGCTTGCTGAACTGAAACAGTTTGACGGCATTATTGTGCCGGGCGGTTTTGGCAGCAGCGGCGTCGAGGGAAAAATTTCCGCAATCAGGTTCTGCAGGGAAAACGGCGTGCCGTTTCTGGGCCTGTGCTATGGCCTTCAGCTTGCGGTCATAGAGTTTGCCAGGACCGTCTGTGCAATGCCGGGCGCGAACACGACTGAAATTGACCCGAACACCAAGTTTCCGGTCATAGACATAATGCCGGAGCAGAAGACCCTGCTTGAAAAAAGGGATTATGGGGCGACGATGCGCCTTGGCGCCTATCCCGCAAAGCTGAAAAAAGGTTCGGCTGTCTGGGAGCTTTACTCCAAAAAGGAAACCGTCGAGGAAAGGCACAGGCACAGGTTTGAAGTGAACCCCGAATTCGTGGAAACCCTCGAAAGGCACGGCCTGCTTTTTTCCGGAGTTTCGCCGGACCGCAAACTCATGGAATTTTTGGAACTGCCGAAGCACAGGTTTTTCATGGCGACCCAGTCGCATCCGGAGTTCACGTCCAAGCCACTGCGGCCCAATCCGCTTTACCTGGGCTTTGTCTCCGCCTGCCTGAAAAAATAG
- a CDS encoding metallophosphoesterase, with the protein MKTDELPGRKDSDDSVILPGLRLFGLGLFFEKTKTLALADFHLGFEETLNRSGMLVPRTNFAAIRNHLAEKVFSACRPERIVVLGDLKHEFGAPSRQEWQEAFAMLELLSMHCNEIILLRGNHDRVLAPIAEWKNLTILENGFFSEPDKTLFLHGDKIVRNKAFATAETIAIGHEHPAVSIREGVKKEQFKCFLKGKFEGKNLVVLPSLNQLNIGTDLTREKTLSPFLKQDLSGFEVWAVEDKPYYFGKLNNL; encoded by the coding sequence ATGAAAACTGATGAATTGCCCGGTAGAAAGGACAGCGATGACAGCGTTATTCTGCCGGGCCTGAGGCTTTTTGGTTTGGGGCTGTTTTTCGAAAAAACCAAAACCCTGGCTCTCGCGGACTTCCACCTCGGTTTCGAGGAAACTCTCAACCGGAGCGGCATGCTTGTGCCGCGCACGAACTTTGCGGCGATAAGAAATCATTTGGCGGAAAAGGTTTTTTCCGCTTGCAGGCCGGAGCGCATAGTCGTTCTCGGCGACTTGAAGCACGAGTTCGGCGCGCCTTCACGGCAGGAATGGCAGGAAGCCTTTGCAATGCTCGAATTGCTTTCCATGCATTGCAATGAGATAATCCTGCTGCGCGGCAACCACGACAGGGTTCTGGCACCGATAGCCGAATGGAAAAACCTCACAATCCTGGAAAACGGCTTTTTTTCGGAGCCGGACAAAACGCTTTTCCTGCACGGCGACAAGATAGTCAGAAATAAAGCATTCGCGACAGCCGAAACGATTGCGATCGGCCACGAGCATCCCGCTGTTTCAATCCGCGAAGGCGTGAAAAAGGAGCAGTTCAAGTGCTTCCTCAAGGGAAAATTTGAAGGCAAAAACCTGGTCGTTCTGCCTTCCCTGAACCAGCTGAACATTGGCACGGATTTGACGCGGGAAAAAACATTGTCGCCTTTCCTCAAACAGGACCTAAGCGGCTTTGAGGTCTGGGCGGTGGAAGACAAGCCATACTATTTCGGAAAGCTGAACAATCTTTAG
- a CDS encoding ATP-dependent helicase translates to MVELQTQGYTDSQLFNLLNPLLGGWFKARFKSFTEPQRFAIPNIHFKENTLISAPTGTGKTLAAFSAVLSELITLSEQGNLEDKVYCVYISPLRALSNDIEKNLDEPLEEIEKVAKKIGKKLDIRVAVRTGDTPTSERQRMLRKPPHILITTPESLSILLTSPKFVENLKGVQWCIVDEIHALASSKRGVHLSLALERLQMLSPETTRVGLSATIAPLDEVAKFLVGMENEKTARKCKIVDVSFLKEFDLQVVSPLPDFIDVSQKHTNEALYETLHKMVSSHKTTLVFTNTRSATERVVHNLKDKFPKDYSSGNLEAHHSSLSREHRLNVENRLKEGRLKCVVSSTSLELGIDIGFIDLVVLLGSPKSIARALQRMGRAGHQLHARVEGRIIVLDRDDLVECAVLLKDALERKIDRIDVPQNCLDVLAQQIFGFAVAEQIHEKELFNTIRKSYCYHGLSKADFDEVVLYLAGHYASLETRHVYAKIWLDEKTGMIGRRGRLARVLYMTNVGTIPDEARVEVKLGEHKIGTIDEIFLERLNKGDVFVLGGQSYVFKFSRGMTCQVETAHQRPPTVPSWFSEMLPLSFDLGLDIQKFRRLMEEKLRAKTPKKELLAFLQRHLFIDAKSANAIHSYFREQWLYSKEIPNDKKLVVEHFTDAEGKRFVIFHSTFGRRVNDALGRAFAYLCGRLTHKDIEITLNDNGFMLSADKVPVQQIFSLLKKNSVRDILNIAVEKTEVFKRRFRHCATRSLMILRNYRGRTKSVGRQQMGSFLLLNAVRRVSENFPILKETRREIMEDLMDVKSAQIVADLINDGKITVVEIHSSGAPSPFAFNLFAEGYADIMRMEGRIEFIKRMHLKVLERIGNEN, encoded by the coding sequence ATGGTTGAATTGCAGACGCAGGGTTACACCGACTCGCAGTTGTTCAATCTGCTCAATCCGCTGCTTGGCGGATGGTTCAAGGCGAGGTTCAAGTCTTTTACCGAGCCGCAGCGCTTTGCCATTCCAAACATCCATTTTAAGGAAAACACTCTCATCAGCGCCCCGACCGGAACAGGCAAAACCCTCGCCGCATTCTCCGCGGTGCTGAGCGAACTCATAACCTTGTCCGAACAGGGAAACCTTGAGGACAAGGTTTACTGCGTTTACATTTCACCACTTCGGGCACTCTCGAATGACATCGAGAAAAACCTCGACGAGCCGCTCGAAGAAATCGAAAAGGTCGCAAAAAAAATCGGGAAGAAACTGGACATCCGGGTTGCGGTGCGAACCGGCGACACTCCAACCTCCGAACGGCAGAGGATGCTGCGGAAGCCGCCGCACATTCTCATTACCACGCCGGAATCATTGTCCATACTTCTGACCTCGCCGAAATTCGTTGAAAACCTGAAAGGCGTGCAGTGGTGCATTGTCGACGAAATCCATGCCCTTGCTTCAAGCAAGCGCGGCGTGCACCTCTCTCTTGCGCTTGAACGCCTGCAAATGCTCAGCCCGGAAACTACAAGGGTGGGATTGAGCGCCACTATCGCGCCGCTGGATGAAGTGGCAAAGTTTCTGGTGGGCATGGAAAACGAAAAGACTGCAAGGAAGTGCAAAATCGTCGACGTTTCTTTCCTGAAAGAGTTTGATTTGCAGGTTGTCTCTCCTCTCCCGGACTTCATCGACGTTTCGCAGAAGCATACAAACGAGGCCCTGTATGAAACCCTGCACAAAATGGTTTCCTCGCACAAGACGACGCTGGTTTTCACCAACACGCGTTCGGCGACCGAGCGTGTGGTGCACAACCTCAAAGACAAGTTTCCGAAAGACTATTCCTCGGGCAACCTTGAAGCGCATCATTCTTCCTTGAGCAGGGAACACAGGCTGAATGTTGAAAACCGCCTGAAGGAAGGCAGGCTGAAATGCGTTGTCTCCTCAACCAGCCTTGAATTGGGCATCGACATCGGCTTCATAGACCTTGTCGTATTGCTGGGTTCTCCGAAATCAATCGCCCGCGCTTTGCAGAGAATGGGCCGGGCTGGCCATCAATTGCATGCGCGCGTCGAAGGCAGAATCATTGTGCTTGACAGGGATGACCTTGTCGAATGCGCAGTTCTCCTGAAGGATGCCCTTGAAAGGAAAATTGACCGCATTGACGTTCCGCAAAACTGCCTTGACGTGCTGGCACAGCAGATTTTCGGTTTTGCGGTCGCGGAACAAATCCACGAGAAGGAATTGTTCAACACGATCCGGAAAAGCTACTGCTATCACGGCCTTTCAAAAGCAGACTTCGACGAGGTCGTTTTGTACCTCGCCGGCCATTACGCGTCATTGGAGACCAGGCACGTTTACGCGAAAATCTGGCTTGACGAAAAAACCGGCATGATCGGAAGGAGGGGCAGGCTGGCGCGCGTGCTGTACATGACGAACGTTGGCACGATTCCGGACGAGGCGCGCGTCGAAGTCAAGCTCGGCGAGCACAAGATCGGGACCATTGACGAAATTTTTTTGGAGCGCCTCAACAAGGGCGACGTTTTCGTTTTGGGCGGGCAGAGCTACGTCTTCAAGTTCAGCAGGGGCATGACGTGCCAGGTTGAAACTGCACATCAGCGCCCGCCCACCGTGCCGAGCTGGTTTTCCGAAATGCTCCCGCTTTCATTCGACCTAGGTCTTGACATCCAGAAATTCAGGCGCCTCATGGAGGAAAAACTGCGGGCCAAAACCCCGAAAAAAGAGTTGCTGGCCTTCCTTCAAAGGCACCTTTTCATCGACGCCAAGTCAGCCAACGCAATCCACAGTTATTTCCGCGAGCAATGGCTTTATTCCAAGGAAATACCGAACGACAAAAAGCTTGTAGTCGAGCATTTCACTGACGCCGAGGGCAAGCGCTTTGTGATTTTCCATTCGACTTTCGGCAGGCGCGTGAACGATGCGCTTGGAAGGGCGTTCGCCTACCTTTGCGGCAGGCTCACGCACAAGGACATCGAAATAACGCTTAACGACAACGGCTTCATGCTTTCCGCAGACAAGGTGCCGGTCCAGCAGATTTTTTCCCTGCTCAAAAAGAATTCCGTGCGCGACATCCTGAACATTGCGGTTGAAAAGACCGAGGTTTTCAAGCGCCGCTTCCGCCATTGCGCCACGCGCTCCCTGATGATTCTGCGCAATTACAGGGGCAGGACAAAGTCAGTTGGCCGGCAGCAGATGGGCTCCTTCCTTCTGCTGAACGCCGTGAGAAGGGTTTCGGAAAACTTTCCAATCCTAAAGGAAACGAGGCGCGAGATAATGGAGGATTTGATGGACGTGAAAAGCGCGCAAATCGTGGCGGACCTGATAAACGACGGCAAAATAACCGTCGTTGAAATTCATTCAAGCGGCGCGCCGTCGCCTTTTGCGTTCAACCTTTTCGCTGAAGGATATGCGGACATAATGCGCATGGAAGGCAGGATAGAATTCATAAAAAGAATGCACCTGAAAGTGCTGGAGCGCATCGGAAATGAAAACTGA
- a CDS encoding TraB/GumN family protein produces MLSASSDIERLFFEGREIVLVGTAHISRKSAELVAKTIEEEKPDVIGVELDAERFFQLKSGAKWREMDLFQLIKEGKTYLLLLNILLSNMQRKLGQQIGVTPGEEMIEAIGLAEKGGVPVQLLDRSVKITLKRAMDRMSLKEKFRLGVSVISGIFSEHPEITADTVEELKNEDVMNKLISELSRELPSVKEVLVDERDLFIANRILDAPGKKIVAVVGKGHMAGIKRLLDRRRDVSGINRIEEKKSRLGFLKFAIPALFIALLGAGFLLKGPGTTLQILAYWILVTGGFSALGVILARGHPASIATAFLASPITTLHPLLASGWFAGAVEAKFNAPKVRDFEGLNSINSFSDFYSNRVTRILIVTAYANIGATIGVIIALPAIVSLFG; encoded by the coding sequence ATGCTTTCCGCTTCCTCCGACATTGAAAGGCTTTTTTTTGAGGGCAGGGAAATTGTCCTGGTGGGCACGGCGCACATCAGCAGGAAAAGCGCGGAACTGGTTGCAAAAACCATTGAAGAGGAAAAGCCTGACGTGATTGGCGTCGAGCTTGACGCCGAAAGGTTTTTCCAGCTCAAATCCGGTGCCAAGTGGAGGGAAATGGACCTGTTCCAGCTCATAAAGGAAGGCAAAACCTACCTTCTGCTGCTGAACATACTGCTTTCAAACATGCAGCGCAAGCTGGGCCAGCAGATCGGAGTGACGCCCGGCGAGGAAATGATTGAAGCCATCGGCCTCGCTGAAAAAGGCGGCGTGCCCGTGCAATTGCTTGACCGCAGCGTGAAAATAACCCTGAAAAGGGCGATGGACCGGATGAGCCTGAAGGAAAAATTCAGGCTGGGCGTGTCGGTCATTTCCGGGATTTTTTCCGAGCACCCCGAAATAACCGCCGACACTGTTGAAGAACTCAAAAACGAGGACGTCATGAACAAGCTCATATCCGAGCTTTCAAGGGAACTGCCTTCGGTAAAGGAAGTGCTCGTGGACGAAAGGGATTTGTTCATTGCAAACCGCATTCTTGACGCGCCGGGAAAAAAAATTGTTGCGGTTGTCGGAAAGGGCCACATGGCGGGCATCAAAAGGCTTTTGGACAGGCGCAGGGACGTTTCAGGCATAAACCGCATTGAAGAGAAAAAAAGCCGGCTTGGATTCCTGAAATTCGCAATTCCCGCATTGTTCATCGCATTGCTCGGCGCCGGCTTTTTACTCAAGGGCCCTGGCACGACACTGCAGATACTTGCATACTGGATTCTCGTAACCGGCGGCTTTTCCGCGCTCGGAGTGATTCTGGCAAGAGGCCACCCCGCGTCAATCGCGACCGCGTTCCTGGCCTCGCCCATAACAACATTGCACCCGTTGCTCGCATCAGGATGGTTTGCCGGCGCAGTGGAAGCAAAATTCAACGCTCCGAAAGTCAGGGACTTCGAGGGCCTGAACAGCATCAACTCTTTCAGCGACTTCTATTCGAACAGGGTGACGCGCATACTCATCGTTACGGCTTACGCAAACATCGGCGCGACAATCGGAGTCATAATCGCATTGCCGGCGATTGTCTCGCTGTTCGGCTGA
- a CDS encoding methionine--tRNA ligase, with protein sequence MVLLVVSFGEFGKIELKVGQILSVEDVEGKDRLFKLRVDIGTEITLVAGLKQFYSGEELLGRKIIVVANLAPAKIGGIESQGMLLAAKGNDGKYMLATIDASVANGTLLE encoded by the coding sequence GTGGTTTTGTTGGTGGTTTCTTTCGGCGAATTCGGGAAAATCGAGCTGAAGGTTGGGCAGATACTCTCAGTTGAAGACGTTGAAGGCAAGGACCGGCTGTTCAAGCTGCGCGTTGACATCGGAACCGAAATAACGCTTGTCGCGGGCCTCAAACAGTTTTATTCCGGGGAAGAACTGCTGGGCAGGAAAATAATCGTCGTAGCAAACCTTGCGCCCGCAAAAATCGGCGGCATCGAAAGCCAGGGCATGCTTTTGGCGGCGAAAGGCAATGACGGAAAATACATGCTTGCCACGATTGATGCAAGCGTTGCGAACGGCACTCTCCTTGAGTGA
- a CDS encoding glycosyltransferase family 4 protein translates to MRIGVEAYFNLDRKTGIANYALRLIEELKKAAAEDEGSGIEIVEYRPRENSVFNFSKIRNGLLRKILYFKWLNVVLPFLAAKDKIDVLISPNYVRPYFLPCKSVAVFHDANMFAAPQFFDSTNALFRGMIRYSAKKADAVITPSESARKEAVGRLGLPPQKVFCVHHGIDKKFFEKIPEKRVAEFRKSKGFPENAFVCVGTVEKRKNLESVFRAMEILSGNGIECFLAVVGKDGFGAAEIRRKALASGVHGKVKFFGYADDEELLLFYRSAKALVYVSHYEGFGLPLLEAMASGTPVIAADNTSMPEVCGNAAVFVNDGRPEEIAFAMKKILADAGLRKRLSEKGVSRAKKFGWKDCCQKTIEAARKALASGQK, encoded by the coding sequence ATGCGCATCGGCGTTGAAGCCTACTTCAACCTTGACAGGAAAACAGGAATAGCGAACTATGCTTTGAGGCTGATTGAAGAGCTCAAAAAAGCCGCGGCCGAAGACGAAGGCAGCGGCATTGAAATCGTCGAGTACCGGCCCAGGGAAAACTCGGTTTTCAATTTTTCAAAAATCAGGAACGGGTTGCTGAGGAAAATACTCTACTTCAAGTGGCTGAACGTTGTCCTGCCGTTCCTGGCCGCGAAAGACAAAATCGACGTGCTCATTTCGCCGAACTACGTGCGCCCGTATTTTTTGCCGTGCAAATCGGTCGCAGTGTTCCATGACGCGAACATGTTCGCCGCGCCGCAGTTCTTTGACTCGACAAACGCGCTGTTCCGCGGAATGATAAGGTATTCGGCGAAAAAGGCGGATGCCGTGATAACGCCGTCAGAATCGGCCAGGAAAGAGGCTGTTGGCCGCCTTGGCCTGCCGCCGCAAAAGGTTTTCTGCGTGCACCACGGCATCGACAAAAAATTTTTTGAAAAAATTCCTGAAAAACGCGTTGCGGAATTCAGGAAATCGAAAGGCTTTCCGGAAAACGCCTTTGTCTGCGTGGGCACGGTTGAAAAAAGGAAAAACCTTGAAAGCGTTTTCCGCGCAATGGAAATCCTTTCCGGGAACGGCATCGAATGTTTTCTGGCGGTTGTGGGCAAGGACGGCTTCGGCGCCGCGGAAATCAGGCGGAAGGCCCTGGCATCCGGCGTGCATGGAAAAGTGAAATTTTTCGGCTATGCAGACGATGAAGAGCTTCTGCTATTTTACCGTTCGGCGAAAGCGCTTGTTTACGTGAGCCATTACGAAGGGTTCGGCCTGCCTTTGCTTGAGGCAATGGCATCCGGAACGCCGGTCATTGCGGCAGACAACACTTCCATGCCGGAAGTCTGCGGGAACGCGGCGGTCTTTGTGAATGACGGCAGGCCTGAAGAGATTGCCTTTGCCATGAAAAAAATCCTTGCGGACGCAGGGCTGCGGAAACGCCTGTCGGAAAAAGGCGTTTCGCGCGCAAAAAAGTTCGGCTGGAAAGACTGCTGCCAAAAAACGATTGAAGCCGCGCGAAAAGCCCTTGCATCAGGGCAAAAATAG